Genomic DNA from Mycobacteroides chelonae CCUG 47445:
CGCCGCGGCCTGGAGCGGGGCCTCAACGCCCTCGCTGACGCGGTCAAGGTGACGCTGGGCCCCAAGGGTCGCAACGTCGTCTTGGAGAAGAAGTGGGGCGCCCCCACGATCACCAACGATGGTGTGTCCATCGCCAAGGAGATCGAGCTGGAGGACCCGTACGAGAAGATCGGCGCTGAGCTGGTCAAGGAAGTTGCCAAGAAGACTGACGACGTCGCGGGTGACGGCACTACTACCGCCACCGTGCTTGCCCAGGCTCTGGTCAAGGAAGGTCTGCGTAACGTCGCTGCCGGCGCCAACCCGCTCGGCCTGAAGCGCGGCATCGAGAAGGCCGTGGAGGCCGTCACCAGCTCTCTGCTGGACTCCGCCAAGGAGATTGACACCAAGGAGCAGATCGCGGCCACCGCGGGCATCTCCGCGGGTGACCAGTCCATCGGTGATCTGATCGCCGAGGCCATGGACAAGGTCGGCAACGAGGGTGTCATCACCGTCGAGGAGTCCAACACCTTCGGCCTGCAGCTGGAGCTCACCGAGGGCATGCGCTTCGACAAGGGCTACATCTCGGGTTACTTCGTGACCGACGCCGAGCGTCAGGAAGCCGTCCTGGAGGATCCCTACATCCTGCTGGTCAGCTCCAAGGTCTCGACTGTCAAGGACCTGCTTCCCTTGCTGGAGAAGGTCATCCAGGGTGGCAAGCCGCTGCTGATCATCGCCGAGGACGTTGAGGGCGAGGCTCTCTCGACCCTGGTCGTGAACAAGATCCGTGGCACCTTCAAGTCCGTCGCCGTCAAGGCTCCGGGCTTCGGTGACCGTCGCAAGGCGATGCTGCAGGACATGGCGATCCTCACCGGTGGCCAGGTCGTCAGCGAAGAGGTCGGCCTCTCCCTGGAGACCGCCGACATCTCCCTGCTCGGGCAGGCTCGCAAGGTCGTCGTCACCAAGGACGAGACCACCATCGTCGAGGGCGCGGGCGATTCCGACGCCATCGCCGGTCGCGTGGCGCAGATCCGCAGCGAGATCGAGAACAGCGACTCCGACTACGACCGCGAGAAGCTGCAGGAGCGCCTGGCCAAGCTGGCCGGCGGTGTTGCGGTGATCAAGGCCGGAGCTGCCACCGAGGTGGAGCTCAAGGAGCGCAAGCACCGCATCGAGGACGCCGTTCGCAACGCGAAGGCCGCCGTCGAAGAGGGCATCGTCGCCGGTGGTGGCGTCGCCCTGCTGCAGGCTGCCCCCGCGCTGGACTCGCTCTCGCTCGAGGGTGACGAGGCCACGGGTGCCAACATCGTCCGGGTGGCGCTGTCGGCTCCGCTGAAGCAGATCGCCTTCAACGGTGGTCTGGAGCCGGGTGTCGTCGCGGAGAAGGTCGCGAACCTTCCTGCGGGCCACGGCCTGAACGCGGCGACCAACGTGTACGAGGACCTGCTCGCGGCCGGCGTTGCCGACCCCGTGAAGGTGACCCGCTCGGCGCTGCAGAACGCGGCGTCCATCGCGGCGCTGTTCCTCACCACCGAGGCCGTTGTTGCCGACAAGCCGGAGAAGGCCGCCGCACCTGCGGGCGACCCGACCGGTGGCATGGGCGGTATGGACTTCTAAGTCCACCAACGAAGAAGGCCCGGTCTGCGTCATGCAGGCCGGGCCTTTTCGTTGTTCACTCCGTGTGCCGAGTGGGAATCTGGCGTGGGAAATTGGGTCGATTCTCTCGTGAGATTCCCACTCGGCTTGCGGGCCGAGGTTTACACCGGTGCTGGTGCGATGATGCCGCCGGTCAGACGCCGGTAGGTGTAGACGTGAATCAGACCGGATAGGGCCGCAATCGTCGGGTAGGCGATGATGCCGCCCAAGCCGCAGGTGATGAATGTCGCCGCGACACCGGCGAAAGCGACAGCCAAGGTGATCAGGAACACGAGCAGGGCCTGTGCCAGATTGTCTTTGACGATCTGAAAGCTGGCCTTGATCGCATCGACGGGGCCCAGGCCGCGGTCGACGGCGAAGAACACGGCGTACTGGGCGAAGAACCCGAAGATGATTCCGCCGATGATCAAGAAGCTTCCGATCAGCACTCCGAGCGCGACCAAGAGCGCGGTCCCCGCGTAGGCGCCGAAACTGCGGGCGCGGAAGAAGGTTCCGAAGCTCACGGGCTTACCGTCGGCGACATCGAGATTGGCGCTGACGATGCAGGCGCCCACGTAGAGGCTGACGGCGAACACCACCGCGTAGAGCAGGATGATGATGGCGATGGCTCCGCCGGAGAATTCGGGTCCCTCATACGAGTATGAGTACGAGGAGCTGGAATCACCGCCGTAGCCGCTGGTGCTGGTCTGCGGCAGGCTGGCGATCAGAATCGCGTAGACGATCCCGAACGGCACACCGATCGCAAGGAACCAGACCAGATACGGCGGAATGAAGGTTCCGAAGCGCTTGGTGACCTGGGCCCACGACCAGGTCCACGACTCACCGGCGCTGAACGGTCCTTGCGGTGGCCATGGAGCCTGCGGCGGATAGCCGTAGCCAACAGGCGGATATCCCTGGGGAGGGGGCGGGAATTGTCCACCCGGGTACTGGGGGGCTCCCGGCGGAGGACCCGGCTGGTACCCGGGTTGATATCCGGGCGGCGGGGGCGGCTGGTACCCCGGGGGCGGCTGGTGTGGGTCGTACGCTGACGGATCGCCCGCAGCGGGCGGCTCCTGTGGTGGGTAAGTCACCGATTCAGGCTAGCAATGAACATGTTTGCTGAGCCGGGAATTCGCGGGTGTCGCAGTGTCGCGGGCCGTGGCTATCAGGTGCGCGCGGCGGCATGGCACAGGCTGTGGCCGTCCGCTACGAAACCGGACGTGGGCCTGTCGTAGTCGCGGTACGACCAGGGCAGTGCCAGATCGGCGTTGTCCGCCACGGCCTTTGGTGAGAACTCCGCCATGGCAGCGGCGTCCTCATGACGGGCGAACACGTTCTGCACGTAGCGATGCCCGGTGTCGGGTGCGGTGAAAACCACCGCGCGCTCGGGGTTGCGTTCCTTCTCCCATTGCGCGGCAAGGAACGCCGCTCCAGTGGACAGTCCCGCGAAGACCGCGTGCCTGCGCAGTAGTTCGATGGCACCTGACTGTGCGGCGCCAAAGCCGATCCAGTGCACCGTGTCGTACAGGCTTGGGTCCACATTCTCGAAGGGAATGGAGCTGCCGATGCCGGCAATGATGATGTCAGGGTCATCGAGATGTTCCGCGTCGAAAGTCACCGAGCCGAACGGCTGTATCCCCGCCAAGCGGGTATCGGGTGCATCGACGCGCAGCTCGGTGGCGAGGCTGCCGGTTGATGCGCCGGTACCCACGCCGCCGACAAGGGTCAGCGCGGTGTCCCCGAGTTCGCGCCGGATCTGGTGAGCAATCGGGCGGTACCCGGCGTAGTGAATGTCGTCGTGATACTGGCGCATCCAGTGGTAGTTGGGCTGCTCGCGCAGAATCTCGTGGATGCGGGCAACCCGGCGGTTCTGATCCAGTTTCAGGTTCGGAGTCGGGGGCATCTGCTCGAAGTGCGCGCCCAGGATGGCCAGCTGGACGCGCAGTGTCTCGTCGACCGTGGTGGAACCCACGATGTGACATTTCAGGCCGTGGCGATGTGCGGCCAGCGCCAGGGCGTGCGCGTAGATACCACTGGAGCTGTCGAGGAGGGTCGTCTCGCGATCAATCGCGCCGCTGTCCAGCAGCTGCTGCACGGCCGCCATGGCCGAAACAACCTTCATGGTCTCGAATCGCAGACAGAACATCCCGTCGGCCAACTGAATCAGGTCGGGGCGCCCCACCGACTCTGCGAAATGTCTGTCCACTCTCAGCTGCCAGCCCTTCTGATCGTATTTGCCCTGTATGTCGACGACGTCGCTACCGCGCCTGCACGTAGTGTGGCGCGTCCGGTGCCATCGGCAACGTAGACGTGGGGGCCGTTGCCCGGTAAGACCGGGCTGCGATGATGTGTGCACCCATTCTGTAACAGTCCCGCATGCTGCGCCGAGGCGCGCCGGGTACGGGTCGCGTACTTGGGAATGAGAATCGGGCGGCGCTTCCCGAAGGTCGTCTCAGCTACTGTCACGTCCGAGTGGTCGTCGCTGTGCGGTCAATAGTTCCCGGTCGTCTCATATTTCCCCTATCGCTGTGCTGTCGTGTAGACAACACAGCTGTGACATCGCCTCACCCCGCGGAGCCGAGCGCCCCGTCCGTGCTCCGCAGCGTTCCCTTCCTGCGGTTGTGGATAGGCACCACTGCCTCGGGTTTGGCGACCTGGATGTTGCCCATCGTGCTCGGATTCGCGGTCCTCGACGGAACCTTGTCGGCAACCGCGCTAGGTCTGGTTCTCGCCGCCCGGACCGTCGGGTTCTTGGCGGCTGTCCCGCTGGGAGGCGTTCTCGCGGATCGCTATTCGCGACGTGGCGTGATCGCGGTGTCTTCGATGCTGGCAGCAGTGGGGCATCTGGTGATCGCGGGAGGTATCCACCACGTGATTGCGATTCCGGCAGCGGCCGCGGTGCTGGCTGGGGCGGGGCAGGGTGCGTGCCGGCCTTCCTATCAGGCATTGACCGCTGAGGTGGTCGCGGTGTCGCAGCGTCAGCAGGCGAATGCCGCCATCACCATTGCCGTGCGGGTGGTGACGCTCGTCGCGCCTGGGGTGGCGGCGTTGGCTGCTGCCCGGCTGGGGGTTGCCCCGCTGCTGATAGTTCTCGCGGGATTGTGGCTTCTGTCTGCGCTCGCACCGCCGGCGGGACGTGGCCGAGCCGAGGCGGCTGGTTCAGGTTTCACCGTGTTCAGCGACTTCGCCGACGGGTTCCGAGAGGCTCGCCGTCACCCGTGGTTCCTCGCGGGCCTGGCGGCGTTGACCGCGGTGATCGCGACCGGTTATTCGGCCACCGGGGTTGCGCTGCCGTTGGTAAGCCGTGACAGGTATGGGACTGAAGTGCTGTTAGCAAGCGCGACAACGGCATACGTCGCCGGAGCGCTTATCGGCGCGATCCTTATCAGTCGCTGGCGCCCGCGTAACCAAGGCTGGGCGGCGCTCGCAGGCCTCGCGCTTTACAGCGCGGCACCGCTGAGCTTGATGCTGCCCGTGCCTCTGGCGATCGTGGTGATGGCCTACGTGATCACCGGTATGGGCATCGAGCTTTTCAATGTTCCCTGGTTTACCGCCACCCAGCGCGAAGTCGAACCCGACAAACTGGCCCGGGTGTCTTCTCTGGACTTTCTGCTGTCCTACGGTTTGG
This window encodes:
- the groL gene encoding chaperonin GroEL (60 kDa chaperone family; promotes refolding of misfolded polypeptides especially under stressful conditions; forms two stacked rings of heptamers to form a barrel-shaped 14mer; ends can be capped by GroES; misfolded proteins enter the barrel where they are refolded when GroES binds) is translated as MAKTIAYDEEARRGLERGLNALADAVKVTLGPKGRNVVLEKKWGAPTITNDGVSIAKEIELEDPYEKIGAELVKEVAKKTDDVAGDGTTTATVLAQALVKEGLRNVAAGANPLGLKRGIEKAVEAVTSSLLDSAKEIDTKEQIAATAGISAGDQSIGDLIAEAMDKVGNEGVITVEESNTFGLQLELTEGMRFDKGYISGYFVTDAERQEAVLEDPYILLVSSKVSTVKDLLPLLEKVIQGGKPLLIIAEDVEGEALSTLVVNKIRGTFKSVAVKAPGFGDRRKAMLQDMAILTGGQVVSEEVGLSLETADISLLGQARKVVVTKDETTIVEGAGDSDAIAGRVAQIRSEIENSDSDYDREKLQERLAKLAGGVAVIKAGAATEVELKERKHRIEDAVRNAKAAVEEGIVAGGGVALLQAAPALDSLSLEGDEATGANIVRVALSAPLKQIAFNGGLEPGVVAEKVANLPAGHGLNAATNVYEDLLAAGVADPVKVTRSALQNAASIAALFLTTEAVVADKPEKAAAPAGDPTGGMGGMDF
- a CDS encoding pyridoxal-phosphate dependent enzyme, translated to MDRHFAESVGRPDLIQLADGMFCLRFETMKVVSAMAAVQQLLDSGAIDRETTLLDSSSGIYAHALALAAHRHGLKCHIVGSTTVDETLRVQLAILGAHFEQMPPTPNLKLDQNRRVARIHEILREQPNYHWMRQYHDDIHYAGYRPIAHQIRRELGDTALTLVGGVGTGASTGSLATELRVDAPDTRLAGIQPFGSVTFDAEHLDDPDIIIAGIGSSIPFENVDPSLYDTVHWIGFGAAQSGAIELLRRHAVFAGLSTGAAFLAAQWEKERNPERAVVFTAPDTGHRYVQNVFARHEDAAAMAEFSPKAVADNADLALPWSYRDYDRPTSGFVADGHSLCHAAART
- a CDS encoding MFS transporter, which translates into the protein MTSPHPAEPSAPSVLRSVPFLRLWIGTTASGLATWMLPIVLGFAVLDGTLSATALGLVLAARTVGFLAAVPLGGVLADRYSRRGVIAVSSMLAAVGHLVIAGGIHHVIAIPAAAAVLAGAGQGACRPSYQALTAEVVAVSQRQQANAAITIAVRVVTLVAPGVAALAAARLGVAPLLIVLAGLWLLSALAPPAGRGRAEAAGSGFTVFSDFADGFREARRHPWFLAGLAALTAVIATGYSATGVALPLVSRDRYGTEVLLASATTAYVAGALIGAILISRWRPRNQGWAALAGLALYSAAPLSLMLPVPLAIVVMAYVITGMGIELFNVPWFTATQREVEPDKLARVSSLDFLLSYGLAPLGLVIIAPAMDHFGSAPVLAVCAAVCLLAPAAAALTPSSRHFGQEPRS